A genomic segment from Chitinophagaceae bacterium encodes:
- a CDS encoding OmpA family protein, translated as MKKLYLLIVVLLIAIVAYTQPLMDTAVKLVAQKENVIKENTIVTVENLGDKINTEYPEMRPTVSADGNMLFFIRQGHPSNVQISTVPIAQDIWFSVRDSSGIWSKAKHLNGNINTTHFNAVFWIAPDMNTILLKGAYRHGQYLGMGVSIMKLQEDGNWSPPQMLRIRNFEKYMRTAQFGACMGNDGKTMLFYMNPKEGEYGYNDIYVCFNEGADIWTTPKSLGKTINTNDYDEMSPFLAADGKTLYFASDRPGGLGEMDIWMSKRLDESWTKWTTAKNLGAPINTHGSEAFFTMDAGGEYAYLTSSDGAFGASDIVRVKLLEQEMPDPVVLVTGNVYNAKTKQPLAADLIYEVLPEGKEAGSGSSNPADGAFKIVLPFNKNYSIRASADKYFAISENLNLDSLIKQGYTIIHKDLYLAPIEIGQVFRLNNVFFDFDKFDLRNESFAELDRVVKFLNDYPNVEIELSAHTDAKGSDTYNFTLSDNRAKSVREYIISKGIAVARVISRGYGEQQPVSTNDNDEGRQLNRRVEFKILKN; from the coding sequence ATGAAAAAACTTTACCTGCTTATTGTTGTTCTTTTAATTGCAATAGTAGCTTATACACAGCCTTTAATGGATACTGCTGTAAAACTGGTTGCTCAAAAAGAAAATGTAATTAAGGAAAATACAATTGTTACTGTAGAAAACCTGGGTGATAAAATTAATACCGAATATCCCGAAATGCGGCCCACAGTTTCTGCAGATGGAAATATGCTTTTTTTTATACGGCAGGGCCACCCTTCAAATGTGCAAATTAGCACCGTTCCCATTGCCCAGGATATTTGGTTTAGTGTAAGAGATTCATCAGGCATTTGGAGCAAAGCAAAACATCTTAATGGCAATATAAATACTACTCATTTTAATGCTGTATTTTGGATTGCTCCGGATATGAATACCATTTTACTAAAAGGCGCTTACAGGCATGGCCAATACCTTGGCATGGGCGTAAGTATAATGAAGTTACAGGAAGATGGCAACTGGAGCCCACCGCAAATGCTCCGCATACGCAATTTTGAAAAATATATGCGTACGGCACAATTTGGAGCTTGTATGGGAAATGATGGTAAAACCATGCTTTTTTATATGAACCCAAAAGAAGGTGAATATGGCTATAACGATATTTATGTATGCTTTAATGAAGGGGCCGATATTTGGACGACGCCAAAAAGCCTGGGCAAAACCATCAACACTAATGATTACGATGAGATGAGCCCGTTTTTGGCTGCCGATGGAAAAACTTTATACTTTGCTTCGGACAGGCCCGGCGGGCTGGGTGAAATGGATATTTGGATGAGCAAAAGACTGGATGAAAGCTGGACAAAATGGACCACAGCTAAAAACCTGGGTGCGCCTATAAATACCCATGGCAGTGAAGCCTTTTTTACCATGGATGCAGGTGGCGAATACGCCTATTTAACCAGTAGTGATGGCGCTTTTGGCGCAAGCGATATTGTGAGGGTAAAACTTTTGGAACAGGAAATGCCCGACCCCGTGGTGCTGGTTACAGGAAATGTTTATAACGCTAAAACCAAGCAACCTTTGGCTGCCGATTTAATTTATGAAGTATTGCCCGAAGGAAAGGAAGCAGGCAGTGGATCCTCAAATCCTGCGGATGGAGCATTTAAAATTGTACTGCCTTTTAATAAAAATTACAGCATAAGGGCTTCGGCAGATAAATATTTCGCAATTTCAGAAAACCTGAATCTTGATTCTTTAATCAAACAAGGCTATACCATTATTCATAAAGACCTTTACCTGGCGCCTATTGAAATTGGGCAGGTGTTCCGGCTCAACAATGTATTTTTTGATTTTGATAAATTTGATTTACGCAACGAATCATTTGCCGAACTGGACCGTGTGGTAAAATTCCTCAACGATTACCCCAATGTGGAAATAGAGCTGAGTGCACATACTGATGCAAAAGGCTCAGATACATATAACTTCACCCTTAGTGATAACCGTGCTAAAAGCGTAAGGGAATATATCATAAGCAAAGGCATTGCAGTTGCAAGGGTAATTTCCCGTGGTTATGGCGAGCAGCAACCAGTATCAACTAACGACAACGATGAAGGAAGGCAACTGAATAGAAGGGTTGAATTTAAGATTTTAAAAAATTAG
- a CDS encoding C1 family peptidase: protein MALHMVDDPQSQDDYDDSNNSNRNTTNTGGTGGGLLNFLPLLFSLFRGGGGGSGGRRGGKGIFLLLLVGVGAYFLLGRSGCDTGSVINSIFSKSGYNFSAQEFSKAKVYEGLEDDNVKNPLPEAVSLAAFAPKRLNQGKQGSCVAWSSAYAARTILEAASTSQDPNQVAYSPAFVYNNIALDDCQGSYIQRAMEFMQNRGALPLKEFQYDENNCTRMANGDLMVKASQNAIHGFTRLTESDGVNGLNIRAVKEHLSKDAPVVIGMMVGQSFMQGMLGQKVWHPDQSDYQQVGFGGHAMCVIGYDDRVEGGAFQIMNSWGPEWGQNGIGYVRYGDFKEFVREAYGLDPLPKRGAALNIAFACSVGLMNNDTKQPIALKSFDGNVFKTIAPIKKGTKFKMEIKNAVECYIYIFTPDQAGSKSIVLFPYKPIHSAYCGITGYRLFPRKESIMADDAGNKEIMAVVVSKSELDYNALNTAINNSNQPNFAAKVNEAVAGNALKNVKYTASADGKINFNASVQNSNNVVATIVEMDKQ, encoded by the coding sequence ATGGCTTTACACATGGTGGATGATCCGCAAAGTCAGGATGATTATGATGACAGCAATAATTCCAATCGCAATACAACAAACACGGGAGGAACGGGTGGTGGTTTGCTGAATTTTTTGCCACTATTATTTAGCCTTTTCAGGGGCGGCGGTGGTGGTAGTGGTGGTCGTCGTGGTGGTAAAGGTATTTTTTTGCTGTTGCTGGTTGGCGTAGGCGCCTATTTTTTATTAGGCCGTAGTGGTTGCGATACAGGTTCTGTAATCAATTCTATTTTTTCGAAAAGTGGCTATAATTTTAGTGCGCAGGAATTTAGCAAAGCAAAAGTATATGAGGGCCTTGAAGACGATAATGTAAAAAACCCATTGCCCGAAGCCGTGTCGTTGGCGGCATTTGCCCCAAAAAGATTAAACCAGGGTAAGCAGGGTAGCTGTGTAGCATGGAGCAGCGCTTATGCAGCCAGAACAATTTTGGAAGCCGCAAGTACAAGCCAGGATCCCAACCAGGTAGCTTATAGCCCGGCATTCGTTTACAACAATATTGCATTAGATGATTGCCAGGGCTCATATATTCAGCGGGCAATGGAGTTTATGCAAAACCGTGGCGCATTACCCTTAAAGGAATTTCAATATGATGAAAATAATTGTACCCGTATGGCCAATGGAGATTTGATGGTAAAAGCTTCGCAAAATGCCATTCATGGATTTACAAGGCTTACAGAATCTGATGGCGTAAACGGATTAAATATTAGGGCAGTTAAAGAACATCTGTCAAAAGATGCACCCGTGGTAATTGGTATGATGGTGGGCCAAAGTTTTATGCAGGGTATGCTGGGCCAAAAAGTGTGGCACCCAGACCAATCTGATTACCAGCAGGTAGGTTTTGGCGGCCATGCCATGTGTGTAATTGGGTACGACGACAGGGTGGAAGGAGGCGCATTTCAAATTATGAATAGCTGGGGCCCTGAATGGGGGCAAAACGGTATTGGCTATGTACGCTATGGAGATTTTAAAGAATTTGTGAGAGAAGCTTATGGCCTCGATCCTTTGCCAAAGCGTGGCGCAGCATTAAATATTGCTTTTGCGTGCAGCGTAGGGCTTATGAATAACGATACAAAACAACCCATTGCATTAAAATCATTTGACGGAAATGTATTTAAAACTATTGCTCCTATAAAAAAAGGCACAAAGTTTAAAATGGAAATTAAAAATGCTGTGGAATGTTATATTTATATTTTTACGCCGGACCAGGCAGGAAGTAAAAGCATCGTATTATTCCCATACAAACCCATTCACTCAGCTTATTGTGGTATTACAGGCTATCGCTTGTTTCCCAGGAAAGAATCTATAATGGCAGATGATGCAGGCAATAAAGAAATTATGGCTGTAGTAGTAAGCAAAAGTGAGCTGGATTATAACGCACTTAATACGGCCATCAATAACAGCAACCAACCCAATTTTGCGGCCAAAGTAAATGAAGCCGTTGCCGGTAATGCATTAAAAAATGTAAAATATACAGCTTCAGCAGATGGTAAAATAAACTTTAATGCTTCGGTGCAAAATTCCAATAATGTTGTTGCCACTATTGTGGAAATGGATAAACAATAA
- a CDS encoding NAD(P)(+) transhydrogenase (Re/Si-specific) subunit beta has protein sequence MSLNLLTFCYLIASVTFIVGLKMLSHPASARKGNLVAAAGMALAILGTIFLYEDEGVKLGNHLWIFAGLLIGSVIGTLAAKKVKMTAMPEMVSMFNGMGGACAALIGIVEYNHLQHHGIVAPKGMMLIIVLGLIIGSISFAGSMIAWGKLNGKIKDFAFKGQHFFNIALLLVILALAVFFVGWNNENATVIFYIIFLLSLLYGLFFVFPIGGADMPVVISLLNSFTGVAAACGGFLYNNKVMLTGGILVGAAGTLLTILMCKAMNRSLTNVLIGSFGGSNASSAGNTVQGNYKEISISDAAMVMAYASKVMIVPGYGLAVAQAQHICHDLEKLLEEKGVEVKYAIHPVAGRMPGHMNVLLAEADVPYDKLLEMEQANDEFKSTDVVLVLGANDVVNPAAKTDPSSPIYGMPILEVERAKNTIVNKRSMKPGYAGIENQLFFQPKTSMLFGDAKKVLQSLVTEIKSV, from the coding sequence ATGTCATTAAACTTACTCACCTTCTGTTACCTTATTGCTTCCGTAACTTTTATTGTTGGTTTAAAAATGCTATCGCACCCTGCAAGTGCACGCAAAGGAAACCTGGTGGCTGCTGCAGGCATGGCGCTGGCTATATTAGGCACTATATTTTTATATGAAGATGAAGGCGTAAAACTTGGCAACCACTTATGGATTTTTGCAGGGCTTTTGATTGGTTCAGTAATTGGTACGCTTGCTGCAAAAAAAGTAAAAATGACCGCCATGCCCGAAATGGTAAGTATGTTTAATGGTATGGGCGGTGCATGTGCAGCATTAATAGGCATTGTAGAGTACAACCATTTGCAGCATCATGGAATTGTGGCGCCCAAAGGCATGATGCTTATCATTGTTTTGGGCCTTATCATTGGTTCCATATCTTTTGCCGGCAGTATGATTGCGTGGGGAAAATTAAATGGCAAAATAAAAGATTTTGCATTTAAAGGACAGCATTTTTTTAACATCGCCCTGCTCCTTGTTATACTTGCACTTGCAGTATTTTTTGTAGGATGGAACAATGAAAATGCAACGGTAATTTTTTATATAATTTTTCTCCTGTCGCTTTTATATGGTTTGTTTTTTGTGTTTCCCATTGGCGGTGCAGATATGCCGGTGGTAATTTCTTTACTTAATTCATTTACGGGTGTAGCAGCTGCCTGCGGTGGCTTTTTGTACAACAATAAAGTAATGCTTACCGGCGGAATTTTAGTAGGCGCAGCAGGTACTTTATTAACCATATTGATGTGCAAAGCCATGAATCGTTCTTTAACCAATGTATTGATTGGTTCTTTTGGAGGAAGCAATGCATCAAGCGCCGGCAACACGGTACAGGGTAATTATAAAGAAATAAGCATAAGCGATGCAGCAATGGTAATGGCTTATGCAAGTAAAGTAATGATAGTGCCTGGCTATGGCCTGGCAGTGGCACAGGCACAACATATTTGCCACGATTTGGAAAAACTCCTGGAAGAAAAAGGCGTTGAAGTAAAATATGCCATTCATCCGGTTGCAGGCCGTATGCCCGGCCACATGAATGTATTACTTGCCGAAGCTGATGTACCTTATGATAAACTGCTGGAAATGGAGCAAGCCAATGATGAATTTAAAAGCACCGATGTGGTGCTAGTACTGGGTGCAAACGATGTGGTAAACCCTGCGGCAAAAACTGATCCTTCCTCACCAATATACGGTATGCCCATTTTAGAAGTAGAGCGTGCAAAAAATACTATTGTAAACAAACGCAGTATGAAACCGGGTTATGCTGGTATTGAAAACCAACTTTTCTTTCAACCGAAAACCAGCATGCTTTTTGGCGATGCTAAAAAAGTACTGCAAAGCCTGGTTACTGAAATAAAATCAGTATAA
- a CDS encoding NAD(P) transhydrogenase subunit alpha has translation MENILNFISAQQQIIYIIILMIFVGIEVIGRVPSVLHTPLMSGANAIHGVVIIGAIIVMGRAEADNYLALWLGFLAVILGTLNVVGGFVVTDRMLEMFKPKSGNK, from the coding sequence ATGGAAAATATATTAAACTTCATTTCAGCGCAGCAGCAAATCATTTATATCATTATCCTCATGATATTTGTGGGCATTGAAGTGATAGGCCGTGTACCCAGCGTATTACATACTCCGCTTATGAGTGGTGCTAATGCAATACATGGCGTGGTAATTATTGGCGCCATCATTGTAATGGGCCGGGCCGAAGCCGATAATTACCTTGCGCTATGGCTGGGTTTTTTGGCAGTAATATTAGGTACATTAAATGTAGTTGGCGGCTTTGTGGTAACCGACAGGATGCTGGAGATGTTTAAACCAAAGAGCGGTAATAAATGA
- a CDS encoding Re/Si-specific NAD(P)(+) transhydrogenase subunit alpha — MIIGVLKEPVPEKRVSLLPEHIAGFTKLNCKVFIERGAGNNACTSDENYLQSGANIVSREEVLEQAQIILSINALNDDALKQCKAKILLGTYNALLNTAVIQKCAAANFSVFSMEMLPRTTRAQSMDVLSSQANIAGYKAVLLAANLYPKYFPMFMTAAGTIPPAKVLVLGAGVAGLQAIATAKRLGAVIEVFDTRPAVKEEVMSLGGKFIEVEGAADASKAGGYAVEQSQDFLQRQKEKIAESVAKADIIITTAQIPGKKAPVLISNEMLAAMKNGSVIVDLAAATGGNTAQTQNEKTIVYHGITIAGNSLLAGDMPADASKLYGKNILNFLQLIIDKEGNLNLNFEDDLVKGTCVAHEGRITNEKLLNL; from the coding sequence ATGATAATTGGAGTATTAAAAGAACCGGTACCGGAAAAAAGGGTGTCACTATTACCGGAACATATTGCCGGCTTTACCAAATTAAATTGCAAAGTTTTTATAGAAAGAGGCGCCGGAAACAATGCCTGCACCAGCGATGAAAACTATTTGCAGTCAGGGGCAAATATCGTTTCCCGTGAAGAAGTTTTGGAGCAGGCGCAAATCATACTTTCTATAAATGCTTTAAATGATGATGCCCTAAAGCAGTGTAAGGCAAAAATACTGCTGGGCACATATAATGCATTATTGAATACTGCTGTAATCCAAAAATGTGCAGCAGCAAATTTTTCGGTTTTCAGCATGGAAATGCTGCCCCGTACAACCAGGGCGCAAAGTATGGACGTGCTCAGCAGCCAGGCCAATATTGCCGGGTACAAAGCGGTTTTATTAGCGGCAAATTTGTATCCAAAATATTTCCCCATGTTTATGACGGCTGCAGGAACCATTCCTCCGGCAAAAGTGCTGGTACTTGGTGCAGGAGTTGCCGGCTTGCAGGCTATTGCCACAGCAAAAAGATTGGGTGCAGTAATAGAAGTGTTTGATACAAGGCCTGCAGTAAAAGAAGAAGTAATGAGCCTGGGTGGAAAATTTATAGAAGTAGAAGGAGCCGCAGATGCCAGCAAGGCCGGTGGATATGCCGTGGAGCAATCACAGGATTTTTTACAAAGACAAAAAGAAAAAATTGCGGAATCGGTTGCCAAAGCAGATATCATTATTACAACGGCACAAATTCCCGGCAAAAAAGCGCCGGTACTCATCAGCAATGAAATGCTTGCCGCCATGAAGAACGGATCGGTGATAGTTGATTTAGCTGCTGCAACAGGCGGCAACACTGCACAAACGCAAAATGAAAAAACAATTGTTTACCATGGCATAACCATTGCAGGCAATAGCTTACTGGCAGGCGATATGCCCGCCGATGCCAGCAAATTATATGGAAAAAATATTTTAAATTTTTTACAACTTATTATTGATAAGGAGGGAAACCTGAATTTAAATTTTGAAGATGATTTGGTGAAAGGAACCTGTGTGGCACATGAGGGAAGAATAACCAATGAAAAATTATTAAACCTATAA
- a CDS encoding class I SAM-dependent methyltransferase — protein sequence MYSSYQLAQKYLKYYFSAFNGKGHGIHSPFVFNFIAKILNDKKNYACYPTIEAERKKLLHNTAQIEVKDFGAGSALISSNKRQIKRIAASSLKSPKYGQLLFRMVQYFKPQTLLELGTSFGISSSYLASGNTSGKLYSCEGSPEIAAIAQQVFNQLPLKNICLVEGNFDETLSRLLQQSGKIDLAFIDGNHRKAPTLLYFEQILQNCHEQSIVIFDDIHWSKEMEEAWQIAKANEAVTLSINLFFIGILFFNKDFKEKQDFIVRF from the coding sequence ATGTACTCTTCTTATCAACTTGCTCAAAAATATCTTAAATATTATTTTTCTGCTTTCAACGGAAAAGGCCACGGCATACACTCCCCTTTCGTTTTTAATTTTATTGCAAAAATTTTAAACGATAAAAAAAATTATGCCTGTTACCCAACCATTGAAGCCGAAAGAAAAAAATTACTGCATAACACTGCTCAAATTGAGGTAAAAGATTTTGGCGCAGGCTCAGCACTAATTTCTTCAAACAAAAGGCAAATAAAAAGAATTGCAGCATCATCATTAAAGTCGCCAAAATACGGCCAATTGCTTTTTAGGATGGTACAATATTTTAAGCCGCAAACCCTTTTGGAGCTGGGCACTTCCTTTGGCATTAGCAGCAGTTACCTTGCCAGCGGAAATACATCAGGCAAACTTTACAGTTGCGAAGGTTCCCCGGAAATTGCAGCAATTGCCCAACAGGTTTTTAACCAGTTGCCCTTAAAAAACATTTGCCTTGTTGAAGGCAACTTTGATGAAACTTTAAGCAGGTTATTGCAACAATCTGGTAAAATTGACCTGGCTTTTATTGATGGCAACCACCGCAAAGCGCCTACCCTGCTCTATTTTGAGCAAATACTCCAGAATTGCCATGAGCAAAGCATCGTAATTTTTGATGATATACATTGGAGCAAAGAAATGGAAGAAGCCTGGCAAATTGCCAAAGCAAACGAGGCAGTAACCCTAAGTATTAATTTATTTTTTATAGGAATATTATTTTTCAATAAAGATTTTAAAGAAAAACAGGATTTTATTGTACGCTTTTAA
- a CDS encoding dihydrofolate reductase — MVSLLVAAAEKNEIGKNNQLLWHLPNDMKFFKNTTWGMVVIMGRKTFESMGKPLAGRMNIVITAQPGWKAANVTTANSLKDAIEKAKEASYKEIFIIGGGEIYKQSMTLADCIYLTRVHASFDADTFFPEINPEQWKQVSNENFSKDGKHLYDYSFQKWVRK, encoded by the coding sequence ATGGTTTCACTATTAGTTGCGGCTGCAGAAAAAAATGAGATTGGCAAAAACAACCAATTGCTCTGGCATTTACCCAACGACATGAAATTTTTTAAAAACACTACCTGGGGAATGGTAGTAATAATGGGGCGCAAAACTTTTGAAAGTATGGGGAAGCCTTTGGCCGGCAGAATGAATATTGTAATTACTGCACAACCCGGTTGGAAAGCCGCAAATGTAACAACGGCAAATAGCCTTAAAGATGCAATTGAAAAAGCAAAAGAAGCCAGCTATAAAGAAATTTTTATTATTGGCGGCGGGGAAATTTATAAACAGTCCATGACGCTTGCAGATTGCATTTACTTAACCCGGGTACATGCCAGTTTTGATGCCGATACTTTTTTTCCTGAAATAAACCCGGAACAATGGAAACAGGTTTCCAATGAGAATTTTAGTAAAGACGGGAAACATTTATATGATTATTCTTTTCAAAAATGGGTAAGAAAATAA
- the mqnE gene encoding aminofutalosine synthase MqnE, producing the protein MGSAAAFLAAAEKDMQLRQIATSVLNNKRITDEECLVLFEKGSLGFVGALANDVREKLHGDKTYFNRNFHIEPTNVCVFSCKFCSYSRLYAHREEGWELSIDEMLDMVKNYDNQPVTEVHIVGGVHPKMDLHYFIELLQKIHAHRPSLHIKAFTAVELDYMFRKAKLNVEEGMKALKEAGLQSLPGGGAEIFHEEIRNKICEDKVSGEGWLKIHEAAHQLGIPSNASMLYGHIEKYEHRIDHMKKLRALQDKTKGFNTFIPLKFRNANNDMSHVPESTVAEDMRLYAIARIYLDNFPHIKAYWPMLGRQNAQLSLSFGVNDIDGTIDDSTKIYSMAGSEEQSPSMTTEELVTLIKQAKRQPVERGTLYDVIKDYGTVEVHAEAELH; encoded by the coding sequence ATGGGAAGTGCAGCAGCATTTTTGGCAGCAGCAGAAAAAGACATGCAACTCCGGCAAATAGCCACATCTGTGTTAAACAATAAAAGGATAACCGATGAAGAATGCCTGGTATTATTTGAAAAAGGCAGCCTGGGTTTTGTGGGCGCTTTGGCCAATGATGTAAGAGAAAAATTGCATGGCGATAAAACATATTTCAACCGCAATTTTCATATTGAGCCTACCAATGTATGTGTGTTCAGTTGTAAATTTTGTTCCTACAGCAGGCTGTATGCACACCGGGAAGAAGGCTGGGAATTGAGCATTGATGAAATGCTGGATATGGTAAAAAATTACGATAACCAACCTGTAACCGAAGTGCATATAGTGGGTGGTGTACATCCAAAAATGGATTTGCATTATTTTATTGAACTCTTACAAAAAATTCATGCCCACCGCCCATCGTTGCACATTAAAGCATTTACTGCAGTGGAACTGGATTATATGTTTCGCAAAGCAAAACTTAATGTGGAAGAAGGCATGAAAGCGCTAAAAGAAGCAGGCCTTCAATCACTTCCCGGCGGAGGTGCAGAAATTTTTCATGAGGAGATAAGAAATAAAATTTGCGAAGATAAAGTGAGTGGAGAAGGATGGCTTAAAATACATGAAGCGGCACACCAGCTGGGCATACCAAGCAATGCCAGCATGCTTTATGGCCACATTGAAAAATATGAGCACCGCATAGACCACATGAAAAAATTGCGTGCCTTGCAGGACAAAACAAAAGGCTTCAATACCTTTATCCCACTCAAATTTCGCAATGCAAATAATGATATGAGCCATGTGCCCGAGTCTACTGTTGCAGAGGATATGCGGTTGTATGCCATTGCCAGAATTTACCTCGATAACTTCCCACATATTAAAGCCTACTGGCCCATGCTGGGCAGGCAAAATGCACAACTGAGTTTGTCTTTTGGCGTAAATGATATTGACGGTACCATTGACGACAGCACAAAAATATATTCCATGGCCGGCAGCGAAGAACAATCTCCTTCTATGACAACCGAAGAATTGGTAACGCTAATTAAACAGGCAAAAAGGCAACCAGTGGAGCGAGGAACGCTATACGATGTGATTAAAGATTATGGAACAGTGGAAGTACATGCAGAAGCAGAACTGCATTAA
- a CDS encoding nucleoside permease — protein MSIKLRLTIMSFLQFFVWGAWLITIGTYCLNAKGWTFPQFGAIFSTLALASLFMPALTGIIADKWLNAERLYGILHIVYGLILFYVPKVDDPGTLYYVIFGAMICYMPTISLSNSIAYTILKRDGFDVVKVFPSIRVWGTIGFIVAMWSTNLSGSKDNSNQFIIGAIGAIILGIFSFTLPKCPPPKSIAKDAGFAEQMGLQAFKLFGNYKMALFFLFSMLLGAALQLTNMYGDSFLTSFDKIEAFKDSFVVKYSTIILSISQMSETLFILTIPFFLKKFGIKKVMLFAMLAWVLRFGLFAYGDPTAMGTVHIILSCIVYGMAFDFFNISGSLFVETSTDSSIRSSAQGLFMMMTNGVGAWLGSTVSGMVIGKYYINADGSSNWQGIWFAFAVYALVIAILFAVLFKHKHVPEEVATVQH, from the coding sequence ATGAGCATAAAATTAAGGCTGACCATTATGAGCTTTCTGCAGTTTTTTGTATGGGGCGCATGGTTAATTACAATTGGCACTTATTGCCTTAATGCCAAAGGCTGGACTTTTCCTCAGTTTGGCGCAATTTTTTCAACGCTGGCGCTGGCTTCACTTTTTATGCCTGCTTTAACTGGTATTATTGCAGATAAATGGTTAAATGCAGAACGCCTTTACGGCATCCTCCATATTGTTTATGGCCTCATTCTTTTTTATGTTCCCAAGGTGGATGACCCGGGTACATTGTATTATGTAATTTTTGGGGCAATGATATGTTATATGCCTACCATTTCTTTGTCTAATTCCATTGCATATACCATTTTAAAAAGAGATGGTTTTGATGTGGTAAAAGTTTTTCCATCCATCAGGGTTTGGGGTACCATTGGGTTTATTGTAGCCATGTGGAGTACCAACCTTAGTGGCAGCAAGGATAACAGCAACCAGTTTATTATTGGCGCAATTGGTGCCATTATACTGGGTATTTTTTCGTTTACATTGCCCAAATGCCCGCCGCCAAAATCTATTGCAAAAGATGCCGGTTTTGCTGAGCAAATGGGCCTGCAGGCATTTAAACTTTTTGGGAATTATAAAATGGCTCTGTTCTTTTTATTTAGCATGTTGCTTGGCGCAGCTTTGCAGCTTACCAATATGTATGGCGATTCTTTTTTAACCAGCTTTGATAAAATTGAAGCCTTTAAAGATTCTTTTGTGGTAAAATATTCAACCATTATTTTATCTATATCGCAAATGAGCGAAACTTTATTTATCCTCACCATCCCTTTTTTCCTGAAAAAATTTGGCATCAAAAAAGTGATGTTGTTTGCCATGCTTGCATGGGTGCTGCGCTTTGGTTTATTTGCCTACGGCGATCCCACAGCAATGGGTACTGTGCATATAATTTTAAGTTGCATTGTGTATGGTATGGCTTTCGACTTTTTTAATATTTCGGGATCTCTTTTTGTGGAAACTTCTACCGATTCATCCATACGTTCCAGCGCACAAGGTTTGTTTATGATGATGACCAACGGCGTAGGCGCATGGCTGGGCAGCACAGTGAGCGGCATGGTAATTGGCAAATATTATATAAATGCCGATGGCTCCAGCAACTGGCAGGGTATATGGTTTGCATTTGCCGTTTATGCTTTGGTTATTGCCATTTTATTTGCTGTTTTATTTAAGCACAAGCATGTGCCGGAAGAAGTGGCAACCGTACAGCATTAA